One stretch of Pseudobdellovibrionaceae bacterium DNA includes these proteins:
- a CDS encoding energy transducer TonB translates to MKTFSLSRTQKAILLSLALHLLLVLTVYVSGLQTEPAREVITMEIVETPPPAAPAVAEPTEKVQAKKPQPKDDTQKIVDQADKALNDEIDPNARFLSKNNQRVEKQTVAKNRGEFQNRATQGPQGKEGSDKPANPMDRFLPQFDAVKAVADHAEREKQYEEDAEALMAQAQKQKKAEVAEAQAKRDAGTGNDSTKGSDTSQTLDYIKDLDPGLETLLSSKEFKFYTYFSRVRTQLNQHWTPKVRSKVSQMYKKGRRIAASDDMITRCLVTLDRSGKLVKVQIIGNSGVIELDEAAVEAFRSAAPFPNPPSGMVDGDGTIKIRWDFILEA, encoded by the coding sequence ATGAAGACGTTTTCCCTCTCGCGCACCCAAAAAGCCATCCTTCTGTCGCTGGCTTTGCACTTGCTGTTGGTCCTGACCGTTTACGTGTCGGGCCTGCAAACCGAGCCGGCGCGGGAAGTGATCACGATGGAGATCGTCGAGACGCCCCCGCCCGCCGCCCCGGCGGTCGCGGAACCCACGGAAAAAGTCCAAGCGAAGAAACCGCAGCCGAAAGACGATACCCAAAAAATCGTCGACCAAGCGGACAAAGCTTTGAACGACGAGATCGATCCGAACGCGCGCTTTCTTTCGAAAAACAATCAGCGCGTGGAAAAACAGACCGTGGCGAAAAATCGCGGTGAATTCCAAAACCGCGCCACCCAAGGACCGCAAGGTAAAGAGGGCTCCGACAAACCCGCGAATCCGATGGACCGTTTTCTTCCGCAATTCGACGCCGTGAAAGCGGTCGCCGATCATGCGGAACGTGAAAAGCAATACGAAGAAGACGCGGAAGCGCTGATGGCGCAAGCGCAGAAACAGAAGAAGGCCGAGGTCGCCGAAGCCCAAGCGAAACGCGATGCGGGCACGGGAAACGACTCCACCAAAGGCAGCGACACCAGTCAGACCCTCGATTACATCAAAGATTTGGATCCGGGACTCGAAACGCTTTTGAGCTCGAAGGAATTCAAATTCTATACGTACTTCTCGCGCGTGCGGACGCAGCTGAATCAGCATTGGACGCCCAAAGTCCGCTCGAAAGTCAGCCAGATGTACAAAAAGGGCCGCCGAATCGCCGCCAGCGACGACATGATCACGCGCTGCTTGGTCACGCTGGATCGCTCGGGCAAACTCGTCAAAGTTCAAATCATCGGCAATTCCGGCGTCATCGAGCTGGATGAAGCCGCCGTCGAGGCGTTCCGCTCTGCGGCGCCCTTCCCGAATCCCCCGTCTGGCATGGTCGACGGCGATGGGACGATCAAAATCCGCTGGGATTTCATTCTCGAGGCCTAA
- a CDS encoding alpha/beta hydrolase: MLSLSFGAEFHPAPKKLYQETILFIPFYGGKKPQIRRHVEFANELGFDAVDVEMDTSVLGFPNRVISSQRGLGYKHVWADQVEQLLNEIPGRKIVFAFSNPSSGAIEALGRRRAVDVAALICDGGPTARYWDSLVKYYTSETPLPILPARWAAATLLTPLWSLNARGTLAEDLAKLPQGFPVLSIRGWKDHLIPPKHIDEVFEPHLNLNWRKLSLPEAGHLNGLRDFPEDYIPPVRDFLIEVARPV; encoded by the coding sequence ATGTTGTCCCTCAGTTTCGGAGCCGAGTTTCATCCGGCTCCGAAAAAGCTCTATCAAGAAACGATCCTGTTCATCCCGTTTTACGGCGGGAAGAAACCGCAGATCCGTCGTCATGTGGAGTTCGCGAATGAGCTTGGCTTCGACGCGGTCGACGTCGAGATGGACACGAGCGTCCTCGGCTTTCCGAACCGCGTGATCTCGTCGCAACGCGGTCTCGGCTACAAACACGTCTGGGCCGATCAGGTCGAGCAGCTCTTGAACGAGATCCCCGGACGTAAAATCGTGTTCGCTTTTTCGAACCCCAGCTCGGGCGCGATCGAAGCCTTAGGGCGTCGCCGCGCGGTCGACGTCGCGGCCCTGATCTGCGACGGCGGTCCCACCGCGCGCTACTGGGATTCCCTCGTGAAATACTACACCAGCGAAACGCCACTCCCGATCTTGCCGGCACGCTGGGCGGCCGCGACGCTGCTCACGCCGCTGTGGTCGTTGAACGCGCGCGGAACCCTGGCCGAGGATTTGGCGAAGCTGCCGCAGGGATTTCCGGTCTTGTCGATTCGCGGCTGGAAGGATCACCTGATCCCGCCGAAACACATCGACGAGGTCTTCGAGCCCCATTTGAATTTGAACTGGCGTAAATTGAGCCTACCCGAAGCGGGTCACCTGAACGGTCTGCGCGACTTTCCCGAGGACTACATCCCGCCCGTCCGCGACTTCCTCATCGAAGTCGCGCGGCCGGTTTAG
- a CDS encoding M23 family metallopeptidase: protein MEKKKLTLWVMTNELEPTRKWVISANGIKVLGLVAGICALVIVAGVVDYVGLLAQSVENKRLKAENAQMIGQLQVIESKVSSLENSLERVKSFTTKLKLITNIDSEDRNLNLSMGAQPAPNQEVEDFEQPMANRPPLHELEKEDAEFAQKKPLNELRGELSTQPGRDYQVLAIRIDKAIQETSLREQSVIDLWEVLSERQSLLSATPNIRPARGWSTSRYGYRISPFSGKPAFHAGIDIAAAPGSPVFAPGDGVVSYTGYDDGYGKLVTIDHGYGVTTRFGHLSQAYVQVGQRVSRWDVIASVGSSGRSTGPHLHYEVRVNGMPRNPMLYILDE, encoded by the coding sequence ATGGAAAAGAAAAAACTCACCCTATGGGTCATGACCAACGAGCTGGAGCCCACGCGCAAGTGGGTCATTTCGGCGAATGGCATCAAGGTCCTGGGACTTGTCGCGGGCATCTGTGCCCTCGTGATCGTCGCGGGCGTCGTCGACTACGTGGGACTGCTCGCCCAATCCGTCGAGAACAAACGTTTGAAAGCCGAAAACGCGCAGATGATCGGTCAGCTGCAAGTCATCGAAAGTAAAGTCAGCTCACTGGAAAACTCGCTCGAGCGCGTGAAGTCCTTCACGACGAAGCTGAAACTGATCACGAACATCGATTCCGAAGACCGTAACCTCAATTTGTCGATGGGCGCCCAGCCCGCGCCGAATCAAGAGGTCGAAGACTTCGAGCAGCCCATGGCGAATCGCCCGCCGCTGCACGAGCTGGAAAAAGAGGACGCCGAGTTCGCGCAGAAAAAGCCCCTCAACGAGTTGCGCGGCGAACTTTCGACCCAGCCCGGTCGCGACTACCAGGTCCTCGCGATTCGTATCGACAAAGCGATTCAAGAGACTTCGCTCCGCGAACAAAGCGTGATCGATCTGTGGGAAGTCCTGTCCGAACGTCAGAGCCTTTTGTCGGCGACGCCGAACATCCGGCCCGCGCGGGGTTGGTCGACTTCGCGTTACGGTTACCGCATCTCGCCCTTCAGCGGAAAGCCCGCCTTCCACGCGGGGATCGATATCGCGGCGGCGCCCGGCTCGCCGGTCTTCGCTCCCGGTGACGGCGTCGTTTCCTACACCGGTTACGACGACGGTTACGGTAAGCTCGTGACCATCGATCACGGTTACGGCGTGACCACGCGCTTCGGTCACTTGTCGCAAGCCTACGTTCAAGTCGGTCAGCGCGTTTCGCGTTGGGACGTCATCGCGAGCGTCGGCAGCTCGGGTCGTTCGACGGGACCCCACTTGCACTACGAAGTGCGCGTGAATGGTATGCCCCGCAATCCGATGCTCTACATCCTCGACGAATAA
- a CDS encoding Stp1/IreP family PP2C-type Ser/Thr phosphatase: protein MSGAEPPTLGFVSLKFDVWCRTDKGLRRESNQDSFLINKEIGLFVVADGMGGHSGGEVASQLAVQSVEYVVSEFRNRGMTPRDLIQKAYEESSHRIFDRAARETQLSGMGTTMVMAYHQGNSLFIGNVGDSRAYLYRKPHLWQVTEDHSLVNEQLRAGLIREDQVKQFVGRNVITRSVGYEREVMPDVLERPLQKGDQFILCSDGLSGMISDELMSETMGSRERDAAVNELLNRALEAGGEDNVTVLLLSFF from the coding sequence ATGTCCGGTGCGGAACCACCTACGCTGGGATTTGTGAGTTTGAAATTCGACGTCTGGTGCCGGACGGACAAGGGCCTTCGCCGTGAATCCAATCAGGATAGCTTTCTGATCAATAAAGAGATCGGCCTCTTTGTCGTGGCCGACGGCATGGGCGGGCACTCCGGCGGCGAGGTCGCCAGCCAGCTCGCGGTCCAGAGCGTGGAGTACGTGGTCTCGGAGTTCCGCAACCGCGGGATGACTCCCCGGGACCTCATCCAAAAAGCTTACGAAGAGTCCAGCCACCGCATTTTCGACCGCGCCGCCCGCGAAACTCAGCTGTCGGGAATGGGCACGACCATGGTCATGGCGTACCACCAGGGCAATTCTTTGTTCATCGGAAACGTCGGCGATTCGCGGGCTTATCTGTACCGCAAACCGCACTTGTGGCAGGTGACGGAAGATCACTCGCTGGTGAACGAGCAGCTGCGCGCCGGACTCATCCGCGAAGACCAAGTGAAACAATTCGTAGGCAGAAACGTGATTACGCGTAGCGTCGGTTATGAGCGCGAAGTCATGCCCGACGTTTTAGAGCGTCCTCTGCAAAAAGGCGATCAGTTCATTTTGTGTTCAGACGGACTTTCGGGAATGATCAGCGACGAATTGATGAGCGAAACCATGGGCTCGCGCGAGCGCGATGCCGCCGTTAACGAACTTCTCAACCGAGCGTTGGAAGCGGGCGGCGAGGACAACGTCACCGTACTTTTGTTGTCCTTCTTCTAG
- a CDS encoding pyruvate dehydrogenase, giving the protein MIYQANHRDDKEKGDPKVGGHVSASASALHILGALHLVTRTGFDHIANKPHASPSDHAYHYLLDLFLNQDLSKVSLEDANTAMMGLRKFSQNGEPVFQSYHSAYDSDHHNFFPSGTVGIPPVNAGYLALAYRYAKDHGYNVPDAHFWAIIGDSEFREGSLFEAIPDFAERELGNLTWIVDYNRQSLDGHRISNKKIMDGSDADRIERTMRANGWDVIQVRHGALRQALFKKPGGDAYQNFLENELEDYELQALLLVQDMKALKKGIAKEHANMKKFLDSVSDEELYKSLRDFGAHDMIIMANALEESKKNPRKPTLIVAHTLKGWNLKMAAAPGNHSALLQDEEMEELRKRQGITGDALFARFDAKSAEGKYLKERGEKLYSEIKAQNQLRAENEEFFRQKLGEFGEIPPSLEISTKMASYPHTQWMLGQLTAKLTRIANTPLNEKELKQGQKALPDSEKPWKTPGELLVSMAPDVGTSTNLNPAMDGKIFGAPVVQDFEADLGVKDNKLPDLVPGEDPSDRYIRFEIAEANVMSCVGSFGRLRDTLGIPIMPLMTVYDFFIKRALDQYFYNLYWKSSFILVGTPSGVTLSPEGAQHGWKSDIQIPNQITWEPFFCQELDWILSDAVKRHMTYDNVGRNGVLIRGVTRGVEQKDMMLHLKRQLRFKQDQSQALGRAEFLLNGAANEADVPAVDEATILSTLREEVLAGAYYLVDYRGYAGYEPGDNVVNVFAMGSMCTEALKASEALLAHGIYANVIVVTSSDLLCGIQAHENDYAYLKNNLGVNGDLIAHPTEQLNGHEFVTVAGRRVPIVSVADGEAGLLDNLGSIVGVKQESLAVRKHSKCGRPKDVYAYHHIDAAAVVEACGKVLSETALENVQVSQAVLGEVRAAAGQNPGQWTDLWPQRAENQH; this is encoded by the coding sequence ATGATTTACCAAGCCAATCACCGCGACGACAAAGAAAAGGGCGACCCCAAAGTCGGTGGTCACGTTTCGGCGAGCGCCTCGGCGCTGCACATCCTGGGCGCGCTTCACCTGGTCACGCGCACCGGTTTCGACCACATCGCGAACAAACCGCACGCCTCGCCCTCGGATCACGCTTACCACTACCTGCTCGATCTGTTCTTGAATCAAGACCTGTCGAAGGTTTCGCTCGAAGACGCGAACACCGCAATGATGGGGCTGCGCAAGTTCTCGCAAAATGGCGAGCCCGTGTTCCAATCCTATCACTCGGCCTATGATTCGGATCACCACAACTTCTTCCCCTCGGGCACCGTCGGCATCCCGCCGGTCAACGCCGGCTACCTGGCGCTCGCTTACCGTTACGCGAAAGATCACGGCTACAACGTGCCCGACGCGCACTTCTGGGCGATCATCGGCGACTCCGAGTTCCGTGAAGGCTCGCTCTTCGAGGCGATCCCCGATTTCGCCGAGCGCGAGCTCGGGAACCTGACCTGGATCGTCGACTACAACCGCCAGTCGCTGGACGGTCACCGCATCTCGAACAAAAAGATCATGGATGGATCGGATGCCGACCGCATCGAGCGCACCATGCGCGCGAACGGCTGGGACGTGATCCAGGTCCGTCACGGCGCCCTTCGCCAAGCCCTGTTCAAGAAACCGGGCGGCGACGCCTACCAGAATTTCCTCGAGAACGAACTCGAGGATTACGAACTGCAAGCGCTGCTGCTCGTCCAGGACATGAAGGCGCTGAAAAAAGGCATCGCGAAAGAGCACGCGAACATGAAGAAGTTCCTCGACTCCGTTTCGGACGAAGAGCTTTACAAATCGCTGCGCGACTTCGGCGCGCACGACATGATCATCATGGCGAACGCGCTCGAAGAATCGAAAAAGAATCCGCGTAAACCCACGCTCATCGTCGCGCACACATTGAAGGGCTGGAACCTGAAGATGGCCGCGGCGCCCGGGAACCACTCGGCGCTCCTGCAAGACGAAGAGATGGAAGAGCTGCGCAAACGCCAGGGCATCACCGGCGACGCTTTGTTCGCGCGTTTCGACGCGAAATCGGCGGAAGGCAAATACCTGAAAGAGCGCGGCGAAAAGCTCTACTCCGAGATCAAAGCGCAGAACCAGCTGCGCGCCGAGAACGAAGAGTTCTTCCGGCAAAAGCTCGGTGAGTTCGGCGAAATTCCGCCGAGCCTCGAGATCTCGACCAAAATGGCGAGCTATCCCCACACGCAGTGGATGCTGGGACAGTTGACCGCGAAGCTGACCCGGATCGCGAATACGCCGCTCAACGAAAAAGAACTGAAGCAAGGCCAGAAGGCCCTGCCCGATTCCGAAAAGCCGTGGAAGACGCCCGGCGAGCTGCTGGTTTCGATGGCGCCCGACGTGGGAACTTCGACGAACCTGAACCCCGCGATGGACGGAAAGATCTTCGGCGCCCCCGTGGTGCAGGACTTCGAGGCAGACCTCGGCGTGAAGGACAACAAACTTCCCGACCTCGTTCCCGGCGAAGACCCTTCGGATCGTTACATCCGTTTCGAGATCGCGGAAGCGAACGTCATGTCCTGCGTGGGCAGCTTCGGTCGCCTGCGTGACACGCTCGGCATCCCGATCATGCCTTTGATGACCGTCTACGACTTCTTCATCAAACGCGCGCTGGATCAGTACTTCTACAACCTGTATTGGAAATCGAGCTTCATCCTGGTGGGAACGCCCTCGGGCGTGACCCTGTCGCCGGAAGGCGCGCAGCACGGCTGGAAGTCGGACATTCAGATCCCGAACCAGATCACGTGGGAACCTTTCTTCTGCCAAGAGCTCGACTGGATTTTGTCGGACGCGGTGAAACGCCACATGACCTACGACAACGTGGGACGTAACGGCGTTCTGATCCGCGGCGTGACCCGCGGCGTGGAGCAGAAGGACATGATGCTGCACTTGAAACGCCAACTGCGTTTCAAACAGGATCAGTCCCAAGCCTTGGGCCGTGCGGAGTTCCTGCTGAACGGCGCCGCGAACGAAGCGGACGTTCCGGCGGTGGACGAAGCGACGATCCTGTCGACCTTGCGTGAAGAAGTGCTCGCGGGCGCCTACTACTTGGTGGATTACCGCGGCTACGCGGGCTACGAGCCCGGCGACAACGTCGTGAACGTCTTCGCCATGGGTTCGATGTGCACCGAAGCGCTGAAGGCGTCCGAGGCGCTCCTCGCCCACGGCATTTACGCGAACGTCATCGTCGTGACCTCGTCGGATCTGCTGTGCGGAATCCAGGCTCACGAAAACGACTACGCTTACCTGAAAAACAATTTGGGCGTGAACGGCGATCTGATCGCGCATCCGACCGAACAGCTGAACGGACACGAGTTCGTGACCGTCGCCGGTCGCCGCGTGCCGATCGTCAGCGTCGCGGATGGCGAAGCGGGTCTGCTCGACAACTTGGGCTCCATCGTCGGCGTGAAACAAGAGTCGCTCGCGGTGCGCAAGCACTCGAAGTGCGGACGCCCGAAAGACGTCTACGCGTATCACCACATCGATGCGGCGGCGGTCGTGGAAGCCTGCGGTAAAGTCCTCAGCGAAACGGCTTTGGAAAACGTGCAGGTCAGCCAGGCTGTGCTCGGCGAAGTTCGCGCGGCGGCGGGACAAAATCCCGGCCAGTGGACCGACCTGTGGCCCCAGCGCGCCGAGAATCAGCACTAA
- a CDS encoding ABC transporter ATP-binding protein, with product MTKASPNLIDVKNLSIDFATENGLVKAVRNVSFSIPRGKTLSIVGESGSGKSVTSLALMRLLPSPPALIRSGEVLLDGENLLNVSESRMCDIRGKKMSMIFQEPMTSLNPVYSIGNQLVETLIQHEKMTKKEAWARGIELLHNVGIPKPQERMEWYPHHMSGGQRQRAMIAMAIACNPSLLIADEPTTALDVTIQKQILKLLADLQQQYNMSLLFITHDLGVVADIADEALVMYRGEIVEQGKTAKLFNQPEHPYTKGLLACRPALDKNPERLPVLADFMNDDGSEKTARETRLEVKSKAEKPKDEGSTLLQVRGVKTLFPAKHGFWGNVKSYTHAVDGVDLDIKKGRTLGLVGESGCGKTTLGRSILRLIEPTEGEIIYNGTDVTKLSKTDMREMRRKMQIVFQDPFASLNPRMSIASILKEPLEIHKIGDGESERTDRVAELMRVVGLKPEMLSRYPHEFSGGQKQRIGIARALAVNPEFIICDESVSALDVSIQAQILNLFLDLQEQFNLTYVFISHDLAVVKFIADEVAVMYNGKIVERNTALGIYENPQDPYTKKLLDAIPKGIPKDLLSH from the coding sequence ATGACTAAAGCCTCGCCGAACCTGATTGATGTTAAAAACCTGTCCATCGATTTTGCGACCGAAAACGGTCTCGTGAAAGCGGTGAGGAACGTCTCGTTCAGCATTCCGCGCGGCAAGACCCTGTCGATCGTCGGCGAGTCGGGTTCGGGAAAGTCCGTCACCTCGCTCGCGCTCATGCGTCTTTTGCCTTCGCCCCCGGCGCTCATCCGCAGCGGCGAAGTTCTGCTCGACGGCGAAAATTTGCTCAACGTCAGCGAGTCGCGCATGTGCGACATCCGCGGCAAAAAAATGTCGATGATCTTCCAAGAGCCGATGACCTCGCTGAACCCGGTTTATTCGATCGGCAATCAGCTCGTCGAAACTTTGATTCAGCACGAAAAGATGACGAAGAAGGAAGCTTGGGCGCGTGGCATCGAGCTGCTCCACAACGTCGGCATTCCGAAGCCGCAAGAACGCATGGAGTGGTATCCCCACCATATGTCCGGTGGACAGCGCCAGCGCGCGATGATCGCGATGGCGATCGCCTGCAATCCCAGCCTGCTGATCGCCGATGAGCCGACGACCGCGCTCGACGTGACGATCCAGAAACAGATCCTGAAGCTGCTGGCGGACCTGCAACAGCAGTACAACATGAGCCTGCTCTTCATCACCCATGACTTGGGTGTCGTCGCGGACATCGCGGATGAAGCGCTCGTCATGTACCGCGGTGAAATTGTCGAGCAAGGCAAAACCGCGAAGCTCTTCAACCAGCCCGAGCATCCCTACACCAAGGGGCTGCTGGCGTGCCGTCCGGCGCTCGACAAAAACCCCGAACGTTTGCCCGTCCTCGCGGACTTCATGAACGACGACGGCAGCGAAAAGACTGCGCGCGAAACTCGTCTGGAAGTGAAATCGAAAGCCGAAAAACCCAAAGACGAGGGCTCCACCCTGCTGCAAGTGCGCGGCGTGAAAACGCTCTTCCCCGCGAAGCACGGCTTCTGGGGCAACGTGAAGTCGTACACTCACGCCGTCGACGGCGTCGATCTCGACATCAAGAAAGGCCGCACACTCGGCCTGGTCGGCGAATCGGGTTGCGGCAAGACCACGCTCGGTCGCTCGATCCTGCGCTTGATCGAACCCACCGAGGGCGAAATCATCTACAACGGCACCGACGTCACGAAGCTCTCGAAGACCGACATGCGCGAAATGCGCCGGAAGATGCAGATCGTCTTCCAAGATCCCTTCGCTTCGCTGAACCCGCGGATGTCGATCGCCTCGATCCTGAAAGAGCCGCTCGAGATCCACAAAATCGGCGACGGCGAAAGCGAGCGCACCGACCGCGTCGCGGAGCTGATGCGTGTCGTGGGTCTCAAACCCGAAATGCTGAGCCGTTATCCGCACGAGTTTTCGGGCGGGCAGAAACAGCGGATCGGCATCGCGCGCGCGCTCGCGGTGAACCCCGAATTCATCATCTGTGACGAGTCCGTGTCGGCGCTCGACGTCTCGATCCAGGCGCAGATCCTGAACTTGTTCCTGGATCTGCAAGAGCAGTTCAACCTGACCTACGTTTTCATTTCCCACGATCTCGCGGTCGTGAAGTTCATCGCCGACGAAGTCGCCGTTATGTACAACGGCAAGATCGTCGAGCGAAACACCGCGCTCGGCATTTATGAAAATCCGCAGGATCCCTACACCAAGAAGCTCCTCGACGCGATTCCGAAGGGGATCCCGAAGGATCTGCTCTCGCACTAA
- a CDS encoding response regulator transcription factor, which produces MHSTSCFGCNDLMDLNSPPVNTARILWFEDDVRFVEQLQPHLSTHFQIDHVCEFNEDAPPSDGYDAALVDLSLLKENSSQLVVEKLRAKGFCGAILVLSSDESVATKVRFLRQGINDYLWKTMEIPELQARIQNAIELQSSSKLRTHEVSRSGLTLDLVTQKAHLGGQIYVLTRVEFRFLHLLLTHHGELIPVSELAHKVWDLNYVDRGAQDTLAWKLNKKLNDWNLRIRRTGDIFRLVPKDQPH; this is translated from the coding sequence TTGCATTCGACCTCGTGCTTCGGCTGCAATGACTTGATGGACTTGAACTCCCCCCCCGTAAACACAGCACGTATTCTTTGGTTCGAAGACGATGTTCGTTTCGTCGAACAGCTGCAGCCTCATCTGTCGACTCACTTTCAGATCGATCATGTCTGCGAATTCAATGAGGACGCACCTCCGTCGGATGGCTATGACGCGGCCCTGGTGGATCTTTCATTGCTGAAGGAAAATTCAAGCCAGCTCGTCGTTGAAAAATTGCGGGCGAAGGGTTTTTGCGGGGCGATTTTAGTGCTGTCGTCCGACGAAAGTGTCGCTACGAAAGTGAGATTCCTACGCCAAGGGATCAACGACTATCTCTGGAAAACCATGGAGATCCCGGAACTTCAGGCGCGCATCCAGAACGCGATTGAGCTTCAATCGTCATCTAAGCTGAGGACCCACGAAGTTTCGCGTTCGGGATTGACGCTCGATCTCGTCACTCAAAAAGCGCATCTGGGCGGACAAATATACGTCCTGACACGCGTGGAATTTCGTTTTTTGCATCTGCTGCTGACGCACCACGGCGAATTAATCCCCGTGTCCGAGCTGGCTCATAAAGTTTGGGATTTGAATTACGTCGATCGCGGTGCGCAGGATACGTTGGCATGGAAGCTCAATAAGAAACTGAACGATTGGAATCTACGAATTCGCCGCACCGGCGACATCTTCAGACTGGTCCCAAAGGACCAGCCTCACTGA
- a CDS encoding HAD-IA family hydrolase, with amino-acid sequence MIKHLVFDLDGTLADTLPEIHATADALAVARGFRRPTLEETRHGIGYGGRTLLCNLFGFQKNSPELQAAYDEFLGFYDEISGTTATLYPGVDQFLREWRGGLSIITNKPGKPAAKVIRFTGLDAHPWSVVIHGESFPKKKPDALPFTECFQRVGVAPEEVLVIGDSDADVLGAQACGAKSLAVSFGYMNLPELEALRPDGILHRYEDLPGEIRRLSR; translated from the coding sequence ATGATCAAACACCTCGTCTTCGATTTGGACGGCACTTTGGCCGACACCCTGCCCGAAATCCATGCGACGGCCGACGCCTTGGCGGTCGCACGGGGCTTTCGCCGTCCGACACTTGAGGAAACCCGCCACGGCATCGGTTACGGCGGACGGACTCTGCTCTGCAATCTGTTCGGTTTCCAGAAGAACTCGCCCGAGCTCCAAGCCGCCTATGACGAGTTCCTCGGTTTTTATGACGAAATCTCTGGGACGACCGCGACACTTTATCCGGGTGTCGATCAATTTTTACGAGAATGGCGCGGCGGTCTTTCCATCATCACGAATAAGCCCGGCAAACCCGCCGCGAAAGTCATCCGTTTCACGGGACTCGATGCGCACCCTTGGTCGGTCGTCATCCACGGCGAAAGTTTCCCGAAGAAAAAACCCGACGCGCTTCCTTTCACCGAGTGCTTTCAGCGCGTCGGCGTGGCGCCCGAAGAGGTCCTCGTCATCGGCGACAGCGATGCTGACGTTTTAGGAGCCCAGGCCTGTGGCGCGAAGTCCTTGGCCGTCAGCTTCGGGTATATGAACTTGCCCGAGCTCGAGGCCCTGAGACCTGACGGCATCCTCCATCGTTACGAGGATCTTCCGGGTGAAATTCGGCGCCTCTCGCGGTAA
- a CDS encoding class I SAM-dependent methyltransferase, giving the protein MDRVTSDLIAQFHQDFPQPWRFPDLMRRAKEEAARTEVGFMSLGEAEMAMFAQALKLTGAHLKPAKWVEVGALTGYSALCLLSTLAEGSEVWTIEKSPDRCRFLKELFAAPELSGRLHLVEGDSRAAKATLESLGPFDGIFLDGAKAEYQNDLDWAEKNLRSGALVVADNVFLRGAVFQPDAQQEGDDRFSAKQVQVMRGYLARVMTPARYETFMIPSSDGMAVSRKLF; this is encoded by the coding sequence ATGGACCGTGTCACTTCCGATTTGATCGCGCAGTTTCATCAGGATTTCCCTCAGCCCTGGCGGTTTCCGGACCTCATGCGGCGGGCGAAAGAAGAAGCCGCGCGCACCGAGGTCGGCTTCATGTCGCTGGGCGAAGCCGAGATGGCGATGTTCGCGCAAGCATTGAAGCTCACGGGCGCGCATCTGAAACCCGCGAAATGGGTGGAGGTCGGTGCGCTGACCGGCTATTCGGCGCTGTGCCTTCTCTCTACGCTCGCGGAGGGCAGTGAGGTGTGGACGATCGAGAAGTCGCCCGATCGTTGCCGCTTCTTGAAAGAGCTGTTCGCCGCCCCGGAGCTCAGCGGGCGTCTGCACTTGGTGGAGGGCGACTCGCGCGCGGCCAAAGCGACGCTCGAATCCCTCGGTCCTTTCGACGGAATCTTTCTGGACGGCGCGAAAGCCGAATACCAAAACGATCTGGATTGGGCCGAAAAGAACCTTCGTTCCGGCGCGCTCGTCGTCGCGGACAACGTCTTTCTGCGCGGCGCGGTCTTTCAGCCCGATGCTCAGCAAGAAGGCGATGATCGCTTTTCGGCGAAGCAAGTGCAGGTCATGCGTGGCTACCTTGCGCGTGTCATGACGCCCGCTCGTTACGAGACTTTCATGATCCCGAGCTCCGACGGGATGGCCGTCTCGCGCAAGCTGTTCTGA